The Ipomoea triloba cultivar NCNSP0323 chromosome 14, ASM357664v1 region TGCACTAATTTGAGGGTTTTTTTTTGGAACTcttccaaaataaaaataaaaataaaaatcaagcaAGCTGCGTGTCAGGGTGACGTCAATTGGTACCCAGCTTAACTggcttttcttatttttgttatctttgtttttatcttcatttttttccttgtctctcatttctatttttctttcatGGTCTAAAAAACTTGAACAAAAAATCTTGAGATGCTCTTAGCATTTAGGTCAAGATTTTTGACCAAGGGTGCAATTAGGAAAGTGATGAAATTAAAGTGGTTAAAGAGGTAACGACAATATTATATTTGTCaagcataatatataaataataaatgtgtagtTTAAGTATTAATgacataacatatatacatttgAATTTAGTACCTGAAAAGATTATGCGTTCGAATATTCGCGTTACATACAATTCATGTTAGGAGAGCAAAATTTTAATCTACCTCCATGCAAGAGTTCCTTCccatataaacatatatacaatacagttgcccgtaagggcagctcaagtggtaagagagttacacctgcagccgagaggtcgtgggttcgaacctcaagcccttgagtttgtgccggtcagctatgggtaacctaggctgatttacctccttgtggctctttgccggctagggtcacagggcgagggctttacccacatactcacatagtgaggagtggggtttacctcgttaataaatatatacaatacaGTAGTTGCAATGATTCTGTTGTGGCATATAACAACAGGATGACATGACTTGCTTGGATGGCATAGGATGACAAATTATTGTTTTCCTAAAGTATGTTGTCTGTAATATTATTAATCATTTACATTAAACCATATGGTCTTATTATTACAATGTGGccctctgtttttttttttaaaattaaaatagtgtCCCCTCTCATGAAAACCACTCCAGCTTTGGCAGCCTTCCCATAAACTTTTaagacattttttatttatttaaatttcatcTACTTTGATTACTTTCATGTGGAGGTTTATAAACATCATTAAGTCAAACTGCAGAATCGAAAAACATAGGATTGTTTGCTGGGGCACTGCAGTCAATACTAAGATGTTATATTCATTCAATTTGAGTACAAATCTCACATTATGTGCATATTAAGTGATAAAGTTTAGTAAGATGAAATCATCTAAAATGTTTTCTAATCAAATCTTGGCACCTAAAGCTCTCTGCACactaggaatttttttttttttttttttttaagccaaCCAAGTACGCATCTGTTATATTAAGAAAACATACTGAAACTGGAGATATTGCTAGGGGAATTCCATCCCAAACTAACGGACTAGTCTGAGAGCACATTGCTTTAACCAAGGTATGAACAATAACgtttattaatttgttaatgtGACGACAGACAACTTTATTGGAACTAGACATTAAAGAGAAACAATGACTAAACACATGACCCACATAAGTGAATTGAAACCATTCATTGCACTTTGACAATCAAACTCCAACAGTGGCGAGAGGGCCTCTCTACAAGCCATCATTTATACGCCATGAATGGGTCTAGGGGCGCGACAATGCATTTTGCCATTTACTGTGAATTATAAATATGATGATGTAACAATAtgatcaattttaaaaagtcaaAACATTTAAGAGATTGTGAATAACCTAAGGTAGAATTTGCACCCAATTGAAAggaacaaatatttttattgagtaCGTCATGCTACATTTTTGTACTAAAGTCACTTCCTAGTGTTTTCTTATGTGTCATCAATgtactatattcttttttataatttaatattaatttattaactgttttttttttgaaaacatttattaACTGTTAGTATTCgcatataattaagaaaaataaagagcaagtgatatttttatgtttatgtttttttaaaaattcgtaattgaagatcgaaatgtatttgtatttaacggcattaaaattattttgctaATAGATGATCATAACtggttatgccacaataataatatgaccaaatgtggatgttttgattaaaaaagactaaaaatatactgttacctataaatctaggaccaaaattaaaattaactcttTGCTTTTATCTTATattattgaaatttaatttcCTAATTCGGAGCTAGGTTGATGCAGCCTTAACTTTGTTTATCCAATTTTGAGAAGTTGAAAATAGTTATtgaaaagaattgaagaaaatagTAAGTAGTGACGTGGTTGGTATGGCATGAAAAGGACTTAGCACGTTTTTAGGTGTATAACAATATCATTTCCTGCCCACTTCAAAAGTTAGTTTTTGTCTTCTAAATTTTACATTCATCTTTTATCACATGGATCCACCCTACCACCTCCCTGCACTATATATGTCTACCCAATGTCCATTCAATTTTTTGTGTCAATTTGTCACACCAAATTAAAAGGTATAAATTTACTTTAAAACACTCATATCCACTGCATTAGCTTAAATACATTGTGCACTATATTTAGCAAACTTATTTTAAGTACAAACTAGttataagttctgtttggtaattagtttaaaataagttttCAATCCCTAGTCTTTTTTCTCAAACTTAACTAAGCTGTTCATTTCGACAATAATTTTGTATTCTAATTCCCTTCAAAAGTGGAAAACCAAACACCTCTATGTTTAGCACAAACTAGTTATAAGTTATGTttggtaattaaaaaattactagTTTAAAATGAGTTTTCAATCCCTGATCTTTTTTATAACTTAACTAAGCTTTTCATTTGGACaataattttgaattctaattcCCTTCAAAAGTGGCAAACCAAACACCTCtatgtttttttggtaaatttagagggtctttctctccgtccagggttcacccacgttcgctccgagaggagCGGGAACtagcccagggggaatcgtcacttgtgggaattgaacccgaattctcccgaaattcctccccacaaagagagctcacttaccacttgagctaccccactgggcTAAAATATAGTGGATGTTGATTGTATATATATCCTCTCTTTTTTCACCAAtgaaaaattatcttttttcaTGTTGAACAAAAAGAGATGcttcatatatttaattttgcatCCATTTTCAATGTGGTAGGATGATATTAATGACATTAACAATCTTATTCCATTGGAataggtatatatattttttgattggttagaatttaataattaatcaattacaacatgttaattgttatattaGATAAATTAGGAAAAGTGGTGGATTTTTTGTGGGCGCCTGACGCGAATCTTTTTATCTATGAACTTTTAAGTTAACGtgatttacttttttcttttatcatgTCGGACTGAAATATAAGGATCTGAGAGTTAAAGGAATTTTGTCTTTTATGAACGAGATAAAGCTATTTAGACCAAGATATGGGTTGTAGCACTCCATTAAAAGCAACAAGCAGGGTAGGGCAGGGCAGGTCACTGACACAAAGAACACATACATAGGGAAATGTGAAAGACAAATACCCAAAGCAATCAAGGCTCGGAGCAAATTATAATTCCCTTCTGTCTCCATAATTAAACAGGAAGTCCCATTTATGCCCTCCAAATTTTGGCACACAAAAGCTAAAGGTTCAGTCTTTGTATTGGGGGCTGGAAACATCCCATCCTCCTTTCCCAACCCAAAAGCTAAAGGATTAAACAAACCTTCACATTAGGCTAACAAACTCAAATGTTTTCTCATTAAAGAGAAATGTAGTGTAAATTTAAGAAGTCACATATTACTAGGCATATAATCCATTAAGAAGATTAATTGTTAACATTCTCTAgtttcaaattaaagaaatagataATCGGTTAAGAGAATTATTAGGTATTAGTCATATTAGACAACATATGATTAACCTGCATGGTTTAGCTCAATGATTTAATAGGCAGTATTTGAAAGAAGACAACATATGACTAGTTTCAAAGAGATAGTTATCTCGTTAAAAAAGTTGTTAGATTTTAAACTTGATTAGACAAActgacaaattaaatatatcagTAACGTTAAAGAGAGATAGTCCGTTACAAGAAGTGTTAGGTGTAGAATAAGATTCTCTCTCAATAGTACGTGTCTGAAACATAACCTAGTATTTATATCCCCAAACCGACATGGATTGATCACTATAAAAGTCTACATTTCCACAACATCTctgttgtgtgtgtgttttctaTTAGGTCTTCCTGGGAGTTGCAGATAGCTAGCCATAGCCTAAAACCAAGGGGCTTATCAGAAGAacttgagagagagagagagagagaaagcagGGAATTTCATCACATCAACTTCTTCAAGTCCTGGAAGAAATCTTGGAAATGGTGCAAGACTGAAGCGATTCTGTTCTTGCCTGAATCAGTGAGATAAGTTCGTGCGGACTGAACTGATTCTGTTGTGAGAACGGTGAATATGGCCTTGTTAGGAGGTGTCCTAGAACTGGCAAATCTTGGCGAACAAAATATTTGGTGTTTTTCTGATAACTGTTGCGGAAAAAGACAAGACAACATATGTACACAGCAGACACAAACCAGTTcagaacaagaacaagaaacaataacaacaacacaGGATTCCTCAACAATGTCCTCCTCAAAGATCTCCCCAATCATTTCTGTTTTTGTCTGCTTTCTGTTCTTCATTATCTTCTCCGTTTCTCCAGCCGGAGCACTGGAAACCGGGCAAGCCAACCAGACTTTCCGGCCCGGCGACGAGTTACAGAAGATGAAAACGGTTCGGGCTCATCTCATGAAGATCAACAAGCCTGCTATCAAGACAATTCAGGTATTTCAATTCCCatatgttttaataataatttcccCTTCTAATTTAATCTCCTCCACTTTTCTTGATTTCTAAGAACAAATTTAAACTCTTGGTCCGTTTCAGAGCCCCGACGGCGACATTATAGACTGCGTTTTGTCCCATAAACAGCCCGCTTTTGATCATCCACAACTGAAGGGCCAAAAGCCATTGGTAAATTAAACCAATCAATCAATCATATCGATTCTGCATATGCTTTAGAATCGTTGTTGAAGTGGCATTTGTTATGAATTTGACGGTGCAGGATCCGCCGGAACGCCCCAAAGGGCACAATAAAATGTCTTTTTTCTTGGCGTCGGAAAACTTTCAGCTGTGGAGCCTATCTGGGGAATCATGCCCGGAGGGAACAGTTCCGATCAGAAGAACATCGGAGCAAGATGTTCTCAGAGCCAGTTCTATCTCTAAATTCGGAAGAAAAATTGCAAGGCCTGTAATAAGAGATTCCTCCTCAAACGATGGCCATGAGGTCAGCATTTTACTTCAATTTTTGTTGCATTATTATAGTTAATCTggtgttgacttggtaactCCAAGTAGAAgcaatactaactcttgtgcttcaattggttgagaaagtagttatgaacagatactgcattgtaatagagttagtagtattcaaaaaaaaaaaaaactccaagtAGAAGCAGCCATTATATAGTATACTGGAAAAGACTTAAGTTTTGATATTTCCTACATGTCACATAAATAAGGagcaattttaatttgaaagaatataattcatttcttttcttctttcttctttcttcaccACTTGAAAtgatcaatatatacatatatcattaACCAGCATGATTACTCCAAGTAGTCTTACACTTTCATCTTGTAAGAGAAGTTAGTAGTTCAAAATACACTACATCTGTCCAGCACTTTACCCATTAATTGAGTTAGATGAGTGCGAACGAGAATTAGTCAAAGTATGATACAAACTTAAAGATGTCTCATATAGTTAGAGCCTACGTCAGAAATAGCAGCACTGAGGATTTTCAATATGAAGTACTGTTTATTTCttcgaaaatataatacttttgttcATTAATTgggaaatatatattatgtttttttttctttaatttattttttaaaaaaatggggAATTGAACAGCATGCAGTTGGATATGTAAGTGGAGATCAATACTATGGAGCAAAAGCAAGTATAAATGTGTGGGCACCTGTTGTGGCTAATCAGTATGAGTTCAGCTTATCACAGATATGGATAATCTCTGGTTCATTTGGAGATGATCTTAACACCATTGAAGCTGGTTGGCAGGTTTGCTCTtctatctctttttttttttttttctttttccttttaataATAGTTTCTACTTTTCTACTCCATACCAATCTTTTTTGTTACTTTGACtggaaaaaaagattaattttgACCACAAAGTGAGAATATgaaatagacttttaaaaaaaaatattaggaatttattaacttttcttcccaaacttcactcATATGACCAACTTAGCTGTTTATATGGGCAGAGTTTATTAACTTTGCCTATACGATATGATGtgttaatttataattttttcatgcAGGTTAGCCCAGAGCTTTATGGAGACAATTTTCCAAGATTCTTCACATATTGGACAGTaagtatatgtattatatatatttatctagcatgcatgcatgcattatatataaattcaatttgataattttaatgatttaattgacatatatatgtatgtatatatacagagTGATTCATATCAAGGAACTGGGTGTTACAATTTGCTATGCTCAGGGTTTGTCCAAACCAATAATAGAATTGCGATTGGGGCAGCCATCTCTCCGACATCCTCCTATAATGGGGGTCAATATGATATCAGCATTTTAATTTGGAAGGTACACACATCTATATCTACCAAAACCCTAATAATTCACTCACTCTATTTTTATGTCAAATTATATGTACACTACTTAATTCTACATTTAATGTATGTGTGTTTTTGactattaatttctttttttttttataaaaattaataattacacCGTACTAGAAGAAACACTACACACATTTTTTCTTTACTCTTGATTACcgttatacaatttttttttagtactattgactccgttacaatgtaCTATTGACGTTATACAATATAATTgatccaaaaaaattatttaaaaaaaataggcaatgaatttttttcttcaataaaatcaaaccatatatacatgaaataaaattttgactCTTCGAAAATATACTTATCATTTTTTATCGTAATAATATAGTGTTAATGATTTTATTCAGAAATAATTATGATAAGACCATGCATGCCAAGTATGAATGCTTTGTCCCAAGATTGCTATTATGTTTGACATCATATAGTACAGTCTTGCCTTGCAAACCAATACAAGAcagcttataataataataaaaaaaatgaaaaggaaaaagggaaaattgaaataattgttggacattatttttataggCGTGCAGTGCGGTGTGGTATTCATAATAAAGATCCTTCAGGGAAGCAATTATTTTGTTTGTGCTTTTTACCACCTTTGTGAGATTCTCTTCAGTCTTCTTTCCCAAGCAAAGAGAACTctcactttttcttttatatcctTGGATTTCAAAAACATCTCTTTTGAGCCacaagaatttaaaattttggattAAAATTTGATCGGACATCACCTGCTTCaaaagagttctactacatgtactctTATGAGCTATTTAATTCGTCGAATGTAgttgcaattcaattacaacacaattttTGGGTCACCCGAATTAcaatgtttggttggaaggaattgtaattcttttgTGGAATTGGAATTCTTGGACCCTCcataggaattgtaattcggaATGGTGGggaaaggaaacaaaaaaaaaaaaaaaaaaaaaaaaaaaaaNNNNNNNNNNNNNNNNNNNNNNNNNNNNNNNNNNNNNNNNNNNNNNNNNNNNNNNNNNNNNNNNNNNNNNNNNNNNNNNNNNNNNNNNNNNNNNNNNNNNNNNNNNNNNNNNNNNNNNNNNNNNNNNNNNNNNNNNNNNNNNNNNNNNNNNNNNNNNNNNNNNNNNNNNNNNNNNNNNNNNNNNNNNNNNNNNNNNNNNNNNNNNNNNNNNNNNNNNNNNNNNNNNNNNNNNNNNNNNNNNNNNNNNNNNNNNNNNNNNNNNNNNNNNNNNNNNNNNNNNNNNNNNNNNNNNNNNNNNNNNNNNNNNNNNNNNNNNNNNNNNNNNNNNNNNNNNNNNNNNNNNNNNNNNNNNNNNNNNNNNNNNNNNNNNNNNNNNNNNNNNNNNNNNNNNNNNNNNNNNNNNNNNNNNNNNNNNNNNNNNNNNNNNNNNNNNNNNNNNNNNNNNNNNNNNNNNNNNNNNNNNNNNNNNNNNNNNNNNNNNNNN contains the following coding sequences:
- the LOC116004150 gene encoding uncharacterized protein LOC116004150, which produces MALLGGVLELANLGEQNIWCFSDNCCGKRQDNICTQQTQTSSEQEQETITTTQDSSTMSSSKISPIISVFVCFLFFIIFSVSPAGALETGQANQTFRPGDELQKMKTVRAHLMKINKPAIKTIQSPDGDIIDCVLSHKQPAFDHPQLKGQKPLDPPERPKGHNKMSFFLASENFQLWSLSGESCPEGTVPIRRTSEQDVLRASSISKFGRKIARPVIRDSSSNDGHEHAVGYVSGDQYYGAKASINVWAPVVANQYEFSLSQIWIISGSFGDDLNTIEAGWQVSPELYGDNFPRFFTYWTSDSYQGTGCYNLLCSGFVQTNNRIAIGAAISPTSSYNGGQYDISILIWKDPKHGNWWLEFGSGVLVGYWPSFLFTHLRTSASMMQFGGEVVNSMPSGSHTSTQMGSGHFAGEGFGKASYFRNLQLVDWDNSLIPLSNLQVLADHPNCYDIQAGSNRVWGNFFYYGGPGKSPKCP